Proteins from a single region of Candidatus Polarisedimenticolaceae bacterium:
- a CDS encoding hydrogenase maturation protease encodes MRSRSIALVCGVGRRERGDDAAGPTVADRLALRAPAGVEVRVVEDDILGLVDAWTGRQRVVLVDAMVSDAEPGTVRRFDAKAEALPTVLRAVSSHAFDVGAAVELARALGRLPDSLVVYGVEGRRFEGGSPLSTEVERALDGVVERVLAELGGGGATS; translated from the coding sequence ATGAGGTCCCGTTCGATCGCCCTCGTCTGCGGCGTCGGCCGCCGCGAGCGGGGCGACGACGCGGCGGGGCCGACGGTCGCCGACCGCCTCGCCCTGCGCGCGCCGGCGGGGGTGGAGGTCCGCGTCGTCGAGGACGACATCCTGGGCCTCGTGGACGCGTGGACGGGGCGCCAGCGCGTCGTCCTCGTCGACGCGATGGTCTCCGACGCCGAGCCGGGCACCGTGCGCCGCTTCGACGCGAAGGCGGAAGCCCTTCCCACCGTGCTCCGCGCGGTGTCGAGCCACGCCTTCGACGTCGGCGCGGCCGTGGAGCTCGCGCGGGCGCTCGGCCGACTTCCGGACTCGCTCGTGGTCTACGGGGTCGAGGGGCGCCGCTTCGAAGGGGGCAGCCCGCTGTCGACGGAGGTGGAGCGCGCGCTCGACGGCGTCGTCGAGCGCGTGCTCGCGGAGCTCGGGGGCGGGGGCGCTACATCGTGA
- a CDS encoding pirin family protein, with translation MITVRRSDQRGVTDFGWLDSRHTFSFGEYHDPAHMGFRSLRVINDDRVSAGSGFPRHGHRDMEILTWVLEGGLAHRDSLGSGSVLRPGDLQKMSAGTGILHSEFNASESEPVHFLQIWIVPERPGLPAAYEQKHFDEAARKGRLLRIAGRPPLADGALPIHQDVDLHVASLDAGQEVEHALAARRHAWIHVARGAVEVNGVPLAEGDGASASDEPRISVRATRPSEVLLFDLA, from the coding sequence ATGATCACCGTCCGCAGGTCCGACCAGCGCGGCGTCACCGACTTCGGTTGGCTCGACAGCCGCCACACCTTCTCGTTCGGCGAGTACCACGATCCCGCCCACATGGGCTTCCGGTCGCTGCGCGTCATCAACGACGACCGCGTGTCGGCGGGCTCGGGATTCCCGCGTCACGGCCATCGCGACATGGAGATCCTCACCTGGGTGCTCGAGGGCGGCCTCGCACACCGCGACAGCCTGGGGTCCGGTTCCGTGCTGCGCCCCGGCGATCTGCAGAAGATGAGCGCGGGGACCGGGATCCTGCACAGCGAGTTCAACGCGTCGGAGTCCGAGCCGGTCCACTTCCTCCAGATCTGGATCGTCCCCGAGCGGCCGGGGCTTCCCGCCGCGTACGAGCAGAAGCACTTCGACGAGGCGGCGCGGAAGGGGCGCCTGCTGCGCATCGCGGGCCGCCCCCCCCTCGCCGACGGGGCGCTCCCCATCCATCAGGACGTCGACCTGCACGTCGCCTCGCTCGATGCGGGCCAGGAGGTCGAACACGCGCTCGCGGCCCGGCGCCATGCCTGGATCCACGTCGCCCGGGGCGCGGTCGAGGTGAACGGGGTTCCGCTCGCCGAGGGTGACGGCGCCTCCGCCTCCGACGAGCCCCGCATTTCTGTGCGGGCGACACGGCCCTCGGAGGTTCTCCTCTTCGATCTGGCCTGA
- a CDS encoding nickel-dependent hydrogenase large subunit: MAGTVPRKLRVEVLARIEGEAGLDIAVKRDGRVEAHLAVFEPPRLFEGFLRGRDFREAPDLTARICGICPVAYQTSACQAMERACGVTVGGAVRDLRRLLYFGEWIESHALHVHLLHGPDFLGYESGIHMAADHPEPVVRGLRLKKVGNDLMTLLGGREIHPVGMRVGGFWRAPRLEAMRAMREPLLRAIDDAVAAARWTGTLDIPEFERDYLFLALRHDDEYAIVDGRLATNNGFDADVDAFERHVVEVHAQHSNALQSTFDGQAFLTGPLARFALSRELLSPRAKEAARELGLNGPCMNPFRSIHVRAVETIHAAEEALAIVERFEPIERAYVDVEPREGSGCGASEAPRGLLYHRYRIDAGGSILEARIVPPTAQNQKSMEEDLVRWVGAHPELDDERLGWTCEQAIRNHDPCISCATHFLRVRVNRE, translated from the coding sequence ATGGCCGGAACCGTACCTAGGAAGCTGCGCGTCGAGGTCCTCGCCCGGATCGAGGGCGAGGCGGGACTCGACATCGCCGTCAAGCGGGACGGCCGGGTCGAGGCCCATCTCGCGGTCTTCGAACCGCCGCGCCTGTTCGAAGGATTCCTGCGCGGTCGGGACTTCCGCGAGGCGCCGGACCTGACGGCGCGCATCTGCGGGATCTGCCCGGTCGCCTACCAGACGAGCGCCTGCCAGGCGATGGAACGCGCCTGCGGGGTGACGGTGGGCGGAGCGGTCCGCGACCTGCGCCGCCTGCTCTACTTCGGCGAGTGGATCGAGAGCCACGCGCTGCACGTCCACCTGCTGCACGGGCCGGACTTCCTCGGATACGAGAGCGGCATCCACATGGCGGCCGACCACCCCGAGCCGGTCGTCCGCGGGTTGCGCCTCAAGAAGGTCGGGAACGATCTCATGACCCTGCTCGGAGGGCGCGAGATCCACCCCGTCGGCATGCGCGTGGGCGGCTTCTGGAGAGCGCCCCGCCTCGAGGCGATGCGGGCGATGCGCGAGCCCCTGCTGCGCGCGATCGACGACGCCGTGGCGGCCGCTCGCTGGACCGGCACGCTCGACATCCCCGAGTTCGAGCGCGACTACCTCTTCCTCGCCCTGCGGCACGACGACGAGTACGCGATCGTGGACGGGCGCCTGGCGACGAACAACGGGTTCGACGCCGATGTGGACGCCTTCGAGCGGCACGTCGTCGAGGTCCACGCGCAGCACTCGAACGCGCTGCAGTCGACCTTCGACGGGCAGGCGTTCCTCACCGGGCCCCTCGCGCGATTCGCCCTCAGTCGGGAGCTGCTCTCCCCCCGGGCGAAGGAGGCCGCCCGCGAGCTCGGCCTGAACGGTCCGTGCATGAACCCCTTCCGCAGCATCCACGTCCGCGCCGTCGAGACGATCCACGCCGCCGAGGAGGCGCTCGCGATCGTCGAGCGCTTCGAACCGATCGAACGCGCCTACGTCGACGTCGAGCCGCGCGAGGGCTCGGGATGCGGCGCGAGCGAGGCCCCGCGGGGACTCCTCTATCACCGCTACCGGATCGACGCCGGCGGGAGCATTCTCGAGGCGCGGATCGTGCCCCCGACCGCCCAGAACCAGAAGTCGATGGAGGAGGACCTGGTGCGCTGGGTCGGAGCCCATCCGGAGCTGGACGACGAGCGCCTCGGGTGGACCTGCGAGCAGGCGATCCGGAATCACGATCCGTGCATCTCGTGCGCGACCCACTTCCTGCGCGTCCGCGTGAATCGCGAATGA
- a CDS encoding S1 RNA-binding domain-containing protein, with the protein MDHPEESPEGTQAENLPGEAEVPGLAPEAVPAEAEAIVAGETTAEGGAPAEGEAHAEGEAHAEGDASRPRKPRPRDPAVLRAWRAGLPVEGKIEKVIKGGYEVRVGRLRGFCPHSQMDVHRVEDPEEHVGKVYAFRILQLRRGGEDVVISRRALLEEERGDEQKAVRATLVEGSLTAGHVARTTDFGVFVDLGAGVTGLVHLTEISHARIGRPSDVAKPGDFVQVKILKVDEASGKISLSMKQAQDDPWAGVADVYHPGDTVRATVRRHVDFGAFVEVRPGLEALVPARELPPSSRSWRDELAVGTERDFQVLAVDPSRRRLTLVPADAAGAAVPEEKIVAGEHVTGRVQKVESFGVFIWLAPGKVGLMPKVWTGVPYGHPFESKFPVGSEIVCEVVEVVDGGKRIRLAAEGIARREAEERRDRSPRGRDRDRDRDRGPHGGEGHEPQEPQGTFGTNLGDALKAALQRNAE; encoded by the coding sequence ATGGATCATCCCGAGGAGTCCCCCGAGGGGACGCAGGCCGAGAACCTTCCCGGCGAGGCCGAGGTCCCCGGACTCGCCCCCGAGGCCGTCCCCGCGGAGGCGGAGGCCATCGTGGCCGGCGAGACGACCGCCGAGGGCGGCGCGCCTGCCGAAGGGGAGGCCCACGCCGAAGGGGAGGCCCACGCGGAAGGTGACGCATCCCGCCCCCGGAAGCCGCGCCCCCGCGATCCGGCGGTCCTTCGCGCCTGGCGCGCCGGACTTCCCGTCGAAGGGAAGATCGAGAAGGTCATCAAGGGTGGTTACGAGGTCCGCGTGGGACGCCTGCGCGGCTTCTGCCCTCACTCCCAGATGGACGTCCATCGCGTCGAGGATCCGGAAGAGCACGTCGGCAAGGTCTACGCCTTCCGGATCCTGCAGCTTCGGCGGGGTGGCGAGGACGTCGTGATCTCCAGGCGCGCTCTTCTCGAGGAGGAGCGAGGCGACGAGCAGAAGGCCGTTCGCGCGACCCTCGTGGAGGGCTCGCTGACCGCCGGGCACGTGGCCCGCACGACCGACTTCGGCGTCTTCGTCGACCTCGGAGCCGGCGTCACCGGGCTCGTGCACCTCACGGAGATCTCGCACGCCCGCATCGGCAGGCCGTCCGACGTCGCGAAGCCGGGCGACTTCGTGCAGGTGAAGATCCTCAAGGTCGACGAGGCCAGCGGCAAGATCTCGCTCTCGATGAAGCAGGCGCAGGACGATCCCTGGGCGGGCGTCGCCGACGTCTATCACCCCGGGGACACGGTGCGCGCCACGGTTCGCCGTCACGTCGACTTCGGCGCCTTCGTCGAGGTCCGACCCGGTCTCGAGGCGCTCGTTCCCGCGCGCGAGCTTCCGCCCTCGTCGAGATCGTGGCGCGACGAGCTCGCCGTCGGAACGGAGCGGGATTTCCAGGTCCTCGCCGTCGATCCGTCCCGTCGCCGGCTGACGCTCGTCCCGGCGGACGCCGCGGGTGCGGCGGTCCCCGAGGAGAAGATCGTCGCCGGCGAGCACGTCACCGGACGCGTCCAGAAGGTCGAGTCGTTCGGCGTGTTCATCTGGCTGGCGCCGGGAAAGGTCGGGCTCATGCCCAAGGTCTGGACGGGCGTGCCCTACGGCCACCCGTTCGAGTCGAAGTTCCCGGTCGGCTCCGAGATCGTCTGCGAAGTCGTCGAGGTCGTCGACGGAGGCAAGCGGATCCGTCTCGCCGCCGAGGGGATCGCGCGACGCGAGGCCGAGGAGCGCCGGGACCGGTCGCCGCGAGGCAGGGACCGCGACCGGGACCGCGACCGGGGGCCGCACGGCGGCGAGGGCCACGAGCCCCAGGAGCCGCAGGGGACGTTCGGGACGAACCTCGGCGACGCCCTCAAGGCCGCCTTGCAGCGCAACGCCGAGTAG
- a CDS encoding helix-turn-helix transcriptional regulator, translated as MEPPVALPVAAEPKPPRLSPREAEVISLFAAGHSYKSAADTLGVRIDTVRFHVRAAYAKLRAHSKAEAVAAAARFGQLR; from the coding sequence ATGGAGCCCCCGGTCGCTCTGCCCGTTGCTGCCGAGCCGAAGCCGCCTCGCCTGTCTCCTCGGGAGGCCGAGGTCATCTCGCTTTTCGCAGCCGGGCACTCGTACAAGAGTGCGGCGGACACCCTAGGGGTCCGCATCGATACCGTTCGATTCCACGTCCGCGCGGCATACGCCAAGCTCCGCGCGCACTCCAAGGCGGAGGCCGTCGCCGCCGCCGCGAGGTTCGGCCAGCTGCGCTGA
- a CDS encoding YceI family protein has product MKLTTILAATAIAVSPALAAEYTIDTAHSGAHFTVRHMMVSNVKGDFAGVSGKVVWDGDPKTASVEATIDASTIDTGVDKRDEHLRSADFFDVAKYPTLTFKSRKVEAAGPGKLKVTGDLTLHGVTKEVVLDVEGPTAEFKNPWGKSVIGASASTTIKRTDFGLTWNKALETGGVLVGEDVKVSIELELVKSDSPAKASK; this is encoded by the coding sequence ATGAAGCTGACGACGATCCTGGCCGCGACCGCGATCGCGGTCTCCCCCGCGCTGGCCGCGGAGTACACGATCGATACCGCGCACTCCGGGGCGCACTTCACCGTTCGCCACATGATGGTCTCCAACGTGAAGGGCGACTTCGCCGGCGTGAGCGGAAAGGTCGTCTGGGACGGCGACCCGAAGACCGCGTCGGTGGAGGCGACGATCGACGCCTCCACGATCGACACCGGCGTCGACAAGCGCGACGAACACCTGCGCAGCGCCGACTTCTTCGACGTCGCGAAGTACCCGACCCTCACCTTCAAGTCGAGGAAGGTCGAAGCCGCCGGTCCCGGCAAGCTGAAGGTCACCGGCGACCTGACCCTTCACGGCGTGACCAAGGAGGTCGTGCTCGACGTCGAAGGTCCTACGGCCGAGTTCAAGAACCCGTGGGGCAAGTCGGTCATCGGCGCGTCGGCATCGACGACCATCAAGCGCACCGATTTCGGCCTCACCTGGAACAAGGCCCTCGAGACGGGCGGCGTCCTCGTCGGAGAGGACGTGAAGGTCTCCATCGAGCTCGAGCTCGTGAAGTCCGACAGCCCCGCCAAGGCCTCGAAGTAA
- a CDS encoding DUF2062 domain-containing protein, giving the protein MQPIAEPRPAPPDEGAPTGPRRRFGRLRGLYLTLRTEHTTPGKIALGVGIGVFVGLSPFWGLHLGICVLLATLFRLNRVLVYAAANVASVVAPIAAIVQLAVGHRILRQVWLELSWAQSREILDGIRKNGWIEGLLNLSADFLVGGVVVSVVLGAVAGAATWVFARFGREAQSWYELVDRVTVRYLEVSIRDAEAARRALIVNPAYGFLLAEPSFASARRVIDLGCGRGLVAALALDAGLPVPANRGYVGVDRSERHIRVAREVYGAIDGHEFQAVDLRDFDPPAADLVVVFNTLRYLPVPSQDALLRRLGRALPPGARVFVRDIDGGAGWRAKVAVVRDLLGAWLPGRASTGLHVRRASDIRNALVAAGFDVTDRTTGRRTSPARILLEAVRRPKPV; this is encoded by the coding sequence ATGCAGCCGATCGCCGAACCCCGCCCCGCCCCCCCGGACGAGGGTGCCCCCACCGGTCCCCGACGCCGGTTCGGGAGGCTGCGCGGCCTCTATCTCACCCTCCGGACCGAGCACACGACGCCGGGGAAGATCGCGCTCGGCGTCGGGATCGGCGTCTTCGTCGGACTGAGCCCTTTCTGGGGGCTGCACCTGGGGATCTGCGTCCTGCTCGCGACCCTCTTCCGCCTCAACCGGGTCCTCGTCTACGCCGCCGCCAACGTGGCGTCGGTCGTCGCCCCGATCGCGGCGATCGTCCAGCTCGCGGTGGGCCACCGGATCCTCCGTCAGGTCTGGCTCGAGCTCTCTTGGGCGCAGTCGCGCGAGATCCTGGACGGGATCCGGAAGAACGGATGGATCGAGGGGTTGCTCAACCTCTCCGCCGACTTCCTCGTCGGAGGGGTCGTCGTGAGCGTCGTCCTCGGGGCGGTGGCGGGGGCGGCCACCTGGGTGTTCGCGCGATTCGGCCGCGAGGCTCAATCCTGGTACGAGCTCGTGGATCGCGTGACGGTGCGGTACCTCGAGGTGTCGATCCGCGATGCCGAGGCGGCCCGCCGCGCCCTGATCGTGAACCCGGCGTACGGCTTCCTTCTCGCCGAGCCCTCGTTCGCGTCCGCGCGACGCGTGATCGACCTGGGATGCGGAAGAGGCCTCGTCGCCGCGCTCGCGTTGGATGCGGGGCTGCCGGTTCCGGCAAACCGCGGCTACGTCGGCGTCGATCGATCCGAGCGGCACATCCGCGTCGCCCGGGAAGTCTACGGAGCGATCGACGGGCACGAGTTCCAGGCCGTCGATCTCCGCGATTTCGATCCGCCTGCCGCCGACCTCGTCGTGGTGTTCAACACGCTGCGATACCTGCCCGTTCCTTCGCAGGATGCGCTGTTGCGCCGTCTCGGACGCGCGCTCCCTCCCGGGGCCCGGGTGTTCGTGCGCGACATCGACGGCGGCGCGGGCTGGCGGGCGAAGGTCGCCGTCGTGCGGGATCTGCTCGGGGCGTGGCTCCCCGGGCGCGCCAGCACGGGACTGCACGTCCGGCGCGCCTCCGATATCCGGAACGCCCTCGTCGCCGCCGGGTTCGACGTCACCGACCGGACGACGGGGCGGCGAACCTCCCCGGCCCGGATCCTCCTCGAGGCGGTCCGCCGTCCGAAGCCGGTGTGA
- a CDS encoding NAD(P)H-quinone oxidoreductase: protein MRAVVIPRSGGPEVLEIREVPEPSFGPREVSVRVRATALNRADLLQRRGQYPAPPGETQEIPGLEFAGEIEAVGALVQGYAPGDRVMGILGGGGCAEKVVVHERMCLRVPPSLRFEQAAAVPEAFLTAFDALIARGGLVAGETVVVTAAASGVGTAVAAIAKASGARVLATARTPDKRRRLESLGVDGVFDPGDASIGERLRFAASGDGPDLAVDFVGASSWPWLVEALAVRGRLVVVGTLSGSKVAFDLGVLLRKRLTVVGTVLRSRPAEEKMTLTQAFARSILPMLATGRLSPIVDRVVPISEIRAAHAALERNETFGKIVLAWD from the coding sequence ATGCGAGCGGTCGTGATCCCCCGGTCCGGCGGCCCCGAGGTCCTCGAGATCCGGGAGGTGCCGGAGCCTTCCTTCGGTCCGCGGGAGGTGTCGGTTCGCGTCCGGGCGACGGCCCTCAACCGCGCCGACCTGCTTCAACGTCGAGGCCAGTATCCCGCCCCGCCGGGTGAGACCCAGGAGATTCCGGGGCTCGAGTTCGCCGGCGAGATCGAGGCGGTCGGCGCGCTCGTGCAGGGATACGCCCCGGGAGACCGGGTGATGGGGATCCTGGGCGGGGGGGGCTGCGCCGAGAAAGTCGTCGTGCACGAGCGGATGTGCCTGCGCGTCCCTCCGAGTCTGCGCTTCGAGCAGGCGGCCGCGGTGCCGGAGGCGTTCCTCACGGCGTTCGACGCGTTGATCGCGAGGGGGGGGCTCGTCGCGGGGGAGACGGTCGTCGTGACCGCCGCCGCGTCGGGGGTCGGAACGGCGGTCGCCGCGATCGCGAAGGCCTCCGGCGCGCGCGTGCTCGCGACGGCGCGCACCCCCGACAAGCGGCGGCGCCTCGAATCGCTCGGCGTGGACGGCGTGTTCGATCCGGGGGACGCGTCGATCGGCGAGCGACTCCGGTTCGCCGCGTCGGGAGACGGCCCCGATCTCGCCGTCGACTTCGTCGGGGCCTCCTCGTGGCCGTGGCTCGTCGAAGCCCTCGCGGTGCGTGGCCGGCTCGTGGTCGTGGGCACGTTGTCGGGCTCGAAGGTCGCGTTCGACCTCGGCGTCCTGCTGCGCAAGCGCCTGACGGTCGTCGGGACCGTGCTTCGCTCGCGCCCCGCCGAGGAGAAGATGACGCTCACGCAGGCGTTCGCGCGATCGATCCTCCCCATGTTGGCGACCGGCCGCCTGAGCCCGATCGTCGACCGCGTGGTCCCGATCTCCGAGATCCGCGCCGCCCACGCCGCGCTCGAGCGGAACGAGACCTTCGGGAAGATCGTCCTCGCCTGGGATTAG